The Triticum urartu cultivar G1812 chromosome 5, Tu2.1, whole genome shotgun sequence genome contains the following window.
NNNNNNNNNNNNNNNNNNNNNNNNNNNNNNNNNNNNNNNNNNNNNNNNNNNNNNNNNNNNNNNNNNNNNNNNNNNNNNNNNNNNNNNNNNNNNNNNNNNNNNNNTGGAGCTTTGCTCTCTATAGCTCGTAGAGCGTTGCAACTGATAATGTGAAGCCTCCTGAGCCGGTCCAGTGTGCAAGGTATCTTGAGGCAAGTGATCCCACTGCAATTCCCAAATGCAAACAGCTCCAAAACAGGACAACTGGAAAGAAGGCAGCCTAATTCATCCTCCTTGATGCCCACATGATACAGGTGAAGCTGTGTAAGGCTTCTCAAGCAGCTGAGTTTGGCCGCAGGACGAAAGGCGCAACCCGCAAGGTGTAGGTGCCGAATCAAGGTTCCGCTCAGATCAGATAAAAGTGAGCACGGGAAGCTGTATGCTGCCAACGCTGAAGACAGCTGAAAACTGAGTTCTTCGATAACCGGGGTAATGGCAACCTGAAGCCATCTATCGAGAGAGCAACAGTCGCTGGAACTGGGGCCAATGAATTCAAGCCTGAGAGTCTTCAAGCCACCAGAGTGGTTTGTCAGAACTTGGTTGACCCTGCTGGAGAATTCTCTTGCTGGTTCATGCTTTACATGTATATCTCCGTTCCAGTCTACTATTAAGTTACTGAATGCGAGGTTGGGATAGCACCTCCAACGACGTCGAAAGGCGCGAGACACGCAGGCAGCACGAGCAGCATCTTGCATTGGAACTAGTGAGTATATATGATGCCAGATGTAATGCAAGCACAATCATGGAGAAGAACTCAACACTAGATTTATGAAGAAAGATGGTTAATTTCGTCCGAGGAGAGAAAACAGAAGCAAAATCGTGGAATAATATTCTGCCCCAGGTGCTGTGCACATGCTCGCGCAAAGTCCGTAATTGGGGAGGAAGATGCTGTATTCTTTTTTCAGCAAAAAATATTAGTGGCTTTCCTTAAAAAAAGCTGCTGATGGCAACTACGATATATAATTTTTTGAGTTACCCAGGGAGCAGTCAACAACATCACCTATTTGGCATTTTGGCCTCTTATATACACCGTAAACAAAAATGCTTCGAATAATGTTAATTGCGTAATACCACGCTATATAAAGATCAATGTAGCAATGAAAGAGCAAGAAGGAAAAGCAATAAATATTTAACTCGTACATGGTACAAATGACATTCAGATATTTATAATCAGGCAGAAAGCTCATGCGAAAGCCTTGTTGGCAGCTAGCCAGCAAGTTATATGACATGAGACTTGGAAACTAAGATGAGAGGTTGGAGAGACCGGATAAAAGATTGATGTTTCACACACATAATAGTGAATTCAATAGTCTAATGTGAAGTGTATAGCCAATTAGCCATAGACTGCAGATGGATAACTGTTTTTTTACCTCTTGCAGGAACTTGGCGTCTCGGTTACAGGAAAACAAAAATAAGGAGTGAAGTAGGGCAATCGTACTGATATTTTACTTGCAAAATGTCATCATTAAGTCTTTATTGGAGTTATTATATTGATGGCATACCTCTGGAAGATCTGGCCCTGATGAGTATTTCATCCTTTTCCCACCTGCTTCTGAATCTTGATCCAGATGCCGGGGCCGGGATGAACATTCACCTTCCGCCGACATGGGCATCGATGCATCTGCAACAGATCATTCTTGTAAGCGCATCCAACAGATCATTCTTGTAAGCGCATCGATACTTAGGTTAGAGAAGAAGAAAACAACAGTTCCTATCTATCTAAACGAATCAGTTTGCTCCCTTGGTGACAGAGAAAAAGAAGAGCAGCCCTAAACAGCGGACACGGCAAGAGAGAGATTCGTTTACAGATGCCTGCCGCCAGACATGACATGAAGAGTGAGAGTTTGTTACCGCGGGCTTGGGCTTTGCGACGCCGCCGGCCCCGCTGcatggccatggccatggccatgATGAGCCGCTTCATCGCCAGCGCCCACATGTCTGCTGCACGGCGGCGATACCCGGATGAGGACGAGAAACCGACTCTGTTTCACCCCTCTCTCTCTGTCCGCTCCGGCTCCGGTGTCTACCTATCTGAACCGGATCAGGAGTTTATATCGCGGAAAGTTCCGGTTCCGTGGACGAGAGCACCGCCCGCCCCTGAAAAGCACGAGGTGCTCCGTGCTCCTGGTGGTGTCCTGCACAGCTGCGCCGTTCCgtctcctccctccctcctcgaGGCCGACGACGAACCTGCGTCGCGCTTCACGGAACCGGGACagagggggcgcgccatgggggcgCTGGCGATGGAGCGGCTCATCATGGCCATGCGGCGGGTACGGCGGCGGCGCCAGCAAATCCAGGCCCGTGGTAAAGACTAAAGACCCCTACCTGTTCGCGTCCGGCGGCACGGCATCTCTCTCTTCTACTAGTACCGTGCTTGCCCTGCTTGCTTGCCGCTTagggttccttctcttctccGGAAGAAAAAACCGATTTATGTATTTATTTGTTTGTTTTGTCAAGGGAATGAACTGATTGCTGCAAGAACAATGTGTTGCTGCAGATGGATCCGCTCCCATGTCGGCGAAGAGAGGATGTTCGTCCCGGCAACAAGATGAAGATTCACAAGGTGGGAAACGGATGAAATACTCGGGGCCAGATCTTCCTGAGGTATGGTATCAAGTGCTAATGAAAGACTTGTATATATTGCAACTAAAACACCAGCTAGCACAAAGCATTTTTACCCGTGCTAGCTCAGTAAAGATTTGAAGTTGTATATATATAATTATATATGCACATCATTCTTCGAGTTCAGGCCAGAACATTTGAAGTTGTAATAAACTTGAACCCATATCTCTTGTTTAGAAGAATTTTGGGAGATGGCCAGTTCTTATTACTTTTGCACGCAGGACATTTGGTGTCATATACGCTCCCTGCTGTCAATGCAAGACGCTGCCCGTGCCGCCTGTGTTTCTCGCTCCTTCCTACACTCCTGGAGGTGCCGTCCCAACCTCACCTTCACCAACGAAACGATGTGCCCGAAAGAAGATTTAAAAGCACCGGGATCGAACGCTACTATAATAGACTACAACAACAAAATCGACCGTGTTCTGAGGAACCGCCCGGGCGATGCCGCCGTGACGAAACTGAAGCTTGACTACCATGTTCCTCCTCTTGTTGGTAAACCATATCGTCGTCTCGATAGATGGCTCCAGATTGCTGTTACGCCGAGGACCGAAGAACTCGAGCTTCTAGTATGGTCGAAAGAGGCGAGCTTTGATTTCCCATGCACACTACTATCTGACAGGTGTGGGGGCTCGATTCAGAAGCTTTTCCTTTTCAGATGCGCCTTGCGTCCCACATTTCAACTTGGTTTGAGAAGCCTGAAAACGCTGTATCTGCGCGATGTGCGTATCACGGGGGAGGAGTTAGGATGCCTTCTGTCCAGTTCCACTGCTTTGGAACACCTGAAGCTTGTATATTGTGATGATATAGTTCGCCTGGAGATACCTTGCCTGCTGCAGCGGCTCAGCTTCCTGGAGGTGTCTGGATGCACGAATCTTCAAGTGATAGAGAACAAAGCTCCAAAACTCTCCAGATTTTGGTTAGAAGCAGGTGAACAAGTACAAGTCTCAGTTGGAGAGTCGAAAGTGAAGGACGTGCAGTTGAGGCAGGATTATGCCATCAATTATGCTATTGAGAACCTTCCTTCACGTGTGCCGAATCTTGAGACACTTAACATACAATCTTCTCATGAGGTATGCTCTTGCTCTTAAGTTGGCGAATGTCCATATAACAGTAGCCGAATGTTGGAATAATTAACCTGAGTCATCTTTATGCAGATAGTCAATTCCTCGCTGGCATCTAGCAAGTTCCTCCACCTCAAGTTCTTGAGTATTGTTCTTATTAGTGGATCATATTTTCACCAGGACTACGATTTTTTGTCGTTGGTTCATTTTTTTGATGCTTCTCCTTCCCTCGAGACGTTTCGCTTGTATGTAAGTTTGCTGTTCACCCTTTCTTCAAAAAAGGAAACAAATCACTGTTCATCCTGCAAAGATTGTCTAATAACCATGTTTGGATCATCAATTTAAATACCTTGGCTTTTGATCTTAAGGTAATCGAGCATCCCATGGATGACTGGTTTGAGGGAGATCCCTCGTCTCTGAGGCGAATGCCACAACACTGCCATGGGAGCCTCAAGAGTGTGAAGATCATTGGTTTCTTCCCCCAAAAGAGCATGATTGAGCTAACATGTCATCTTCTCGAGAATGCAACGTCACTTGAGTCCCTTACAGTGGATGCTAGTCCAGCTAATTACAGGTGTTCTGGCAGTAAACCGGGCAGAAAATGCAGTCCCCTGACAAGTACAGCTATAGTGAAGGCACATAAATCAGTCTTGGCTGTGAAAAAATACATTGAGGGGAATGTTCCCTCTACAGTCAAGTTAAATGTTCCGGAGCCTTGCGGACGATGCCATCGTTTGAAAGAATCAGGTGTCAAACCATTCTATCTGATGTTTAATGATTAGATGTTTTAGTTGCCATGTTACTTTCAAGAGCTGTCCGACGTCTAGGGGTCTGTGATATTACATTCTTGTAAACTTTGTTTACCTGACTGTCCGATGTACTTAATATTGCTGTATCAGG
Protein-coding sequences here:
- the LOC125509820 gene encoding uncharacterized protein LOC125509820; the encoded protein is MPAARHDMKSESLLPRAWALRRRRPRCMAMAMAMMSRFIASAHMSAARRRYPDEDEKPTLFHPSLSVRSGSGVYLSEPDQEFISRKVPVPWTRAPPAPEKHEVLRAPGGVLHSCAVPSPPSLLEADDEPASRFTEPGQRGRAMGALAMERLIMAMRRVRRRRQQIQARDGSAPMSAKRGCSSRQQDEDSQGGKRMKYSGPDLPEDIWCHIRSLLSMQDAARAACVSRSFLHSWRCRPNLTFTNETMCPKEDLKAPGSNATIIDYNNKIDRVLRNRPGDAAVTKLKLDYHVPPLVGKPYRRLDRWLQIAVTPRTEELELLVWSKEASFDFPCTLLSDRCGGSIQKLFLFRCALRPTFQLGLRSLKTLYLRDVRITGEELGCLLSSSTALEHLKLVYCDDIVRLEIPCLLQRLSFLEVSGCTNLQVIENKAPKLSRFWLEAGEQVQVSVGESKVKDVQLRQDYAINYAIENLPSRVPNLETLNIQSSHEIVNSSLASSKFLHLKFLSIVLISGSYFHQDYDFLSLVHFFDASPSLETFRLYVIEHPMDDWFEGDPSSLRRMPQHCHGSLKSVKIIGFFPQKSMIELTCHLLENATSLESLTVDASPANYRCSGSKPGRKCSPLTSTAIVKAHKSVLAVKKYIEGNVPSTVKLNVPEPCGRCHRLKESGVKPFYLMFND